A window from Triticum aestivum cultivar Chinese Spring chromosome 6D, IWGSC CS RefSeq v2.1, whole genome shotgun sequence encodes these proteins:
- the LOC123141408 gene encoding syntaxin-124-like, which yields MNDLFSSSSFKKYADLKDQVALDEMEAGGGANLDMFFEDVEGVKEDIRSLEAMHRRLQSVNEESKTAHDARAVKSLRARMDGDVEQVLRRAKVVKAKLEALDRANAASRKLPGCGAGSSTDRTRSSVVSGLGNKLKDLMDDFQGLRTRMAAEYKETVARRYYTVTGETAEESTIDALISSGESETFLQKAIQRDQGRGQVMATVSEIQERHDAVKDIERSLLELHQVFLDMAALVEAQGHQLNNIETHVARASSFVIRGTVELDSARVYQKSSRKWACIAVVAGAVLVLVIVLPILVNLKLLSGR from the exons ATGAACGACCTCTTCTCGTCGAGCTCGTTCAAGAAGTATGCCGACCTGAAGGACCAGGTGGCGCTGGACGAgatggaggccggcggcggcgccaacCTCGACATGTTCTTCGAGGACGTGGAGGGCGTCAAGGAGGACATCCGCAGCCTCGAGGCCATGCACCGCCGGCTGCAGTCGGTGAACGAGGAGAGCAAGACCGCCCACGACGCCCGCGCCGTCAAGTCCCTCCGCGCCCGCATGGACGGCGACGTCGAGCAGGTCCTCCGCCGCGCTAAGGTCGTCAAGGCCAAGCTCGAGGCCCTCGACCGCGCCAACGCCGCCAGCCGCAAGCTCCCCGGCTGCGGTGCCGGCTCCTCCACCGACCGCACCCGCTCCTCCGTCGTCTCCGGCCTCGGCAACAAGCTCAAGGACCTCATGGACGACTTCCAG GGCCTTCGGACGCGGATGGCGGCGGAGTACAAGGAGACGGTGGCGCGGCGGTACTACACGGTGACGGGGGAGACGGCGGAGGAGAGCACGATCGATGCGCTCATCTCGTCGGGGGAGAGCGAGACGTTCCTGCAGAAGGCGATCCAGCGGGACCAAGGGCGCGGGCAGGTGATGGCCACGGTGTCGGAGATCCAGGAGCGGCACGACGCCGTGAAGGACATCGAGCGCAGCCTGCTGGAGCTGCACCAGGTGTTCCTGGACATGGCGgcgctggtggaggcgcagggccacCAGCTCAACAACATCGAGACCCACGTCGCGCGCGCCAGCTCCTTCGTGATCAGGGGCACCGTGGAGCTCGACTCCGCGCGCGTCTACCAGAAGAGCAGCCGCAAGTGGGCCTgcatcgccgtcgtcgccggcgccgtgctcgtcctcgtcATCGTGCTGCCGATACTCGTCAACCTCAAGCTCTTGAGCGGCAGATAG